AATCTGGAAAAGGAATGCGATTATTGAATATTATGAAGGAAAATACAGGCCATATATAGAACTTTCGAAAAATTATATGCTAAAAAGGAAATTTACAGAATTACCTAATTTACTATATTCGAGTCATTCCGAGCAAGTTAGGAGTGTTTGTAATGATAGATAGTAAACAAAAGAAGCCGGAACCTAAAGGTTCTGAATTCAAATTTAGAAAACAGGAATTTGATATATTGCGTAAAAAGCAAAATAATAAGTGCTATGCAACCGGCCGCGAATTAAATTCAGCTAACATGAATGGTTCTCACATAATACCAATTAGAAAGGGAGGAGAACATATTTTTGATAATACGTGTCTGGTTGTTGAAGAGATTCGAGATATAAAGCGAAAATTAACCGATAAGGAATTGGTGGAAATTTCAGCGGACGTAATACGAACCTTAGGAAATAAGTATGGTTACAAGGTCTCAACAAATAAAAAAAATCCCAAGTAGGATCGCTAAGTCAAAAATTGCAAATTTCGAAAATTTCGCCAGACGAGAGCTACAAAGAAAGTCCATTGGGTGCAATACTGAGAAAGAAAAAACGTTTCAGTCTTTGGGAATGGTCTTAGAGAGAATACAAAAACAATATTACAAAGACACCCGCTATTTAGAAATCTTTCAACATATTACAAATCCTTTGAGAGATGCACAGGCGCGAGTATTGGATTATTTCGACAATTTTTATTATAAATATATTCATGAATCGGAAAAAAGAGAGCAAATTATTATAAAAGAAATAAATTCACTAAAGTTTCAGACAGGTGAAAATGAAGACCTTAATGAATACAAAATAGTCTATTATCGAACCGCACGATATTTTAGTGATTCTCTTAAAAGGAATACAGAGACAGAGAAAAGCAGATCTGAAGATCCGGAAGGCCCTTTTCGGAGAGTAAAGAAACAAATCGAATCAGAAATTCCGGATACAGAAACTTGGGAAGACCAATGGTTCATTGCATTCACAAGGATTCGAAGAACATTTTCTCTTAAATCATCCCAGCCTTGGAAACTTGCTGAGGCGAGAGTGAGGGAGCAATTAGAAAGAGATTGCAAAGATAAAGAAAAAGTTAGCAATTGAATTACGTTTAACGCACTTTCAGGAAATAGTGTAGGCGACTATGGAAATAAATGAATCTCTAAAGAAAGAATTTTCTTCTTTACTGAATGATGTGAATACAACTGAGAATACTATTCAAAAATTCTTAGAAGTAAACAATAGAATATTTTTTACTCCATATTTATTTCACCATGGGCTACTTTATCAATCTGTTATATCTAAATTACCGGTCGCGAATGCTTTAATTTCCGACTTTGCATATTTAACAAAAAATAGTGCTGAATGGAGACTAGTTCTAGTCGAATTGGAGTCCCATCGCAAACCATTATTTACTCAAAACATCTCTCCAACCGCCGATTTAACCGCTGCAATTAGTCAAATTAATTCTTGGAAGGAAAGCATTCGGAAAAATCAAAACTATATAAAGGATAGAGTCAGCCGCCTTACTGATTGTCAAATGGTCGACTTGGATATTAAATATGTCCTTATTATCGGAAGAAATCTAACTGAATTCACTGAAGCCCAAAAAGATAGAATAAAGACTTTATCCAATAATGATTTAACCATTCTTACATATGACTCATTATTAAGAGAAAACATGGCTGAATTCAAGCACGGTGACGAGCTTGCTCCCAAGAACATCCTTTCTGTCGATGGGCAAGGATTCAAGATTAAGCACTTGAGTGTCGAGGCTTGTTTTAGAGGCCGGATATTTAGCCATATGAAAAATGAATTTCTTAGCATATCACCAAATCAAAGGGCGCAACTATTAACATCTGGTTTTAACTTGATAAATTTTGATTCCCCTGCTTTGACCGAATACGAAAAGAAATTCCTCCCCAGTATTACTGACTATACATATGCAATTGCCCGTCGAAATGCACATTCGGAATTAAAAAGACTTTCATTAAAGTATTTTAGAGAAGATATCGTTTATACAGAATACCCTGTGAAATCGATTAATGGTGAAACTGTTTTATTCGATTTTGAAATTTCCTATAATGGAAATAGTATTATACTTTCAGTGTCAGAACCAGAAGTAATTCCAGATCATTCGATTATAGATCTACCATTTGAAATAATCGCTGTTTCTGGAAGCGCAGCTATTATTCACATGTTTATAGAAGACTATTTTTACTTTATTCAGCAACATAAGCCTTTTCTTTTCCAAGACAGTTATTTAAAAATTCTGCCACAAATAGCCACAGATATGATAACTAATAATTCACAAATAAAGGAGAATAAATCACTGACAATCGATTATAAAGAACTCTCAGATTCAAAAAATATCGGCAATATAACTAATTCCTATCTGCTTCAATATTATTTAAATTAGGGATATTTAAGAATGATTAACATATAAGAAATAAATTGATAGTCGTAATCTATAATTTTCATGTTCCTACGAAATCTTCAGCGTATCAAAATATAATTTATAAAAATCAATCCGTAATTGCTTAAGTTGATCATCAAGCGGATGTTTCTTAACGCCTTCGTCCAGAACGTATTTAAACTCTCCTTTGAGAGCATCTTTTTCAATATCTTTTACAAACGATCGAAGGAGCCAAATTTGACCTTGATGCGCAAGAATGTGATAAGGATAAGGATCTTTAAATCCCCTCTTTTGAATCATCGCAAGTAAAGTCGACTTGGCTTCGTTATGCAATGCCCTTGCATCTTCTTCGTGTTGAGATGAATTTGCTTTCTTCATTTTCAAATCTGCATATTGAATATGAACAATATCATCTTTTTGATTCAGAGAAAGAGAATTGATTAAACAAATTTCGGCT
This genomic window from Leptospira neocaledonica contains:
- a CDS encoding HNH endonuclease codes for the protein MIDSKQKKPEPKGSEFKFRKQEFDILRKKQNNKCYATGRELNSANMNGSHIIPIRKGGEHIFDNTCLVVEEIRDIKRKLTDKELVEISADVIRTLGNKYGYKVSTNKKNPK
- a CDS encoding Shedu anti-phage system protein SduA domain-containing protein, with the translated sequence MEINESLKKEFSSLLNDVNTTENTIQKFLEVNNRIFFTPYLFHHGLLYQSVISKLPVANALISDFAYLTKNSAEWRLVLVELESHRKPLFTQNISPTADLTAAISQINSWKESIRKNQNYIKDRVSRLTDCQMVDLDIKYVLIIGRNLTEFTEAQKDRIKTLSNNDLTILTYDSLLRENMAEFKHGDELAPKNILSVDGQGFKIKHLSVEACFRGRIFSHMKNEFLSISPNQRAQLLTSGFNLINFDSPALTEYEKKFLPSITDYTYAIARRNAHSELKRLSLKYFREDIVYTEYPVKSINGETVLFDFEISYNGNSIILSVSEPEVIPDHSIIDLPFEIIAVSGSAAIIHMFIEDYFYFIQQHKPFLFQDSYLKILPQIATDMITNNSQIKENKSLTIDYKELSDSKNIGNITNSYLLQYYLN